In the Prionailurus viverrinus isolate Anna chromosome A3, UM_Priviv_1.0, whole genome shotgun sequence genome, CAGTGCAGCCCGCCGGTCTCCTCTGACCCGTGgcctgcccctccgcccctccgcccccagATGGCCACTTCTACCAGAAATGGGCTCCGCTGCACGACCCTCGGGACACCCGCGCTGGGACCAAAGGCTTCGTCAAAGTCACTTTGTCCGTGCGGGCGCGCGGGGATCTGCCTCCTCCGCTACCAGCCCCGGGGCCAGGTCACAGTTCGGACATCGAGAAGTgagctggggtgagggtgggggtaaGAATAAGACCGGGCGTGGCCTCCGGGACGCCGTAGCGGGGGTGGTGAAGCCCGACACCGCGGCGTTCCGCGGCCTCAGCGCCCCACTCCCTTAGGAACCTGCTCCTGCCACGCGGGGTGCCGGCCGCGAGGCCGTGGGCGCGGCTGCGCGTGCGCGTGTACCGGGCCGAGGGGCTGCCCGCGCTGCGCCCGGGGCTGCTAGGCAGTCTGGCCCGCGCCCTGCAGGACCAGCGCGTCCTCATGGACCCCTACGTGCGCGTGTCTTTCCTGGGGCAGCAGGTAAGTCCCTCCCGTCCCCACTCGGCCGAGGCGCGGGCCCCGGTGCCGTGCTGACCCCACTCCGCCGCGGCCCCCAGGGCGAGACGTCTGTGCGCGGCGAGGCGGCGGCGCCCGAGTGGAACGAGCAGCTGAGCTTCGTGGAGCTCTTCCCGCCGCTGACGCGCGGCCTCCGTCTGCAGCTGCGGGACGACGCACCCTTGGTCGATATGGCCGTCGCCACGCACGTGCTAGACCTGAGGCAGATCTCACACCCGGGCCGCGCGGGTGAGCGCCTGCGGCCAGCGCTTGCTGCCTCCGCCTGGTCCTGCCCGTCCTGGGTCCCTCCCCTGGCCGCAAACTCCAGCCCTGCTATCCCGCTCCGCCGCTCCACCCAGCACCAAGCCGTCCCCGCCCTTCGGGGCCTCACCTGTCGTCCCCAGACTACAAACCCCACTCTCGGTTTGCCTCTGTTGACAAAATTCTACGGACAGCCGCATATCCAGTAGCCGCGCCAGCTGTGCTCTCCCTGAAGATTTGCACGCAGAGAAAATAAACCCACTCACATCTTGCGTTCACCCCGCCCCTCACGGGATCACCTATAGCTCCGCCCCAATCGTGACTCCACCCCCAGAACTCGGGCTTCGGCAGTAGAGCTACGGGTTGTTTGTCCCAAGGGCCTTTGGCAGCTGGGGTAGATTAGATGTGCTCTCGGGTTTTGGTCCGTAGCTGTCGGTCCGCAGCTGTTCTCAGACTTCCCTCTCAGAGCTGCCAAAGCCCAATCCGACTCCCTGCCCCCTTGGACTTGCAGGAGATAAGAGTATGCTGCATAGACTGACCTAGTACCCATCTGCCCCGTGCTTCCCTCCAAAACGCTGTTCTTGTCCCCCACAGCGGGGTTTAACCCCACTTTCGGCCCGGCATGGGTGCCTCTCTATGGCTCTCCCCCCAGTGGGGGACTCCGGGATGGTCTTCAAAGTCTCAATGAAGGACTTGGCCAAGGCATTTGGTTCCGCGGCCGCCTGCTGGTTGCTGTGTCCATGGAAGTATCGGAAGGGAGAGCTGAACCTGAGCCTCCCCAGGCCCCACAGGGGCCCAGATTGTCCAGGctcatgagaaagaagaagaaagccagGGGGGGCCAGACCCCAACCGGGATCCCACAGCACCTGGATGCCAGTCCCAGTGGTGATGGTCCTGAGATTCCTGGTGccatggaggtggaggtggaggactTGCTGCCTCTGCCAGAGGTGGGAGCTGGGGTTTTAGCAAAGGGAGGGGGTCACTCTCAGCTCTGGAGTAACTGGCTCTCTGGCGTTAAACACAGGGGTGGAGTCTGAATTTCTGGGCCTGGATAAAGAATgcagtgtgtgtatacatgtgctcttgtgtatatacatatggggggggggggggctgagcaCTGAGAGGTAGGATACTTGTAGTGGTATTTCTAGGTCTTGGTTGCAGTCTTTCTATCAGCATTGTGGCCAAGCAAAGTTTGGATTGCaacctgggtgggtgggggctgacTGCCGTCTGACCCTCCTTCCTCAGAATGCCCTGGCGCCCTTGCAAGATTTCCTGCTCTTCGGTGTGCTTTTTGAGGCCACGATGATTGACCCTGCCTTGGCCTCCCAGCCCATCAGCTTTGAGATCTCTATCGGTGTGTGGCCTAGCTGAACCCCTGAGGGTCATGGGTTTAAGGGTGGGGATTCTTGTTCCAGACTTAGGCCCCTGGAAGGGAAATTGACCTTCAGTAAGGGGTGGGCTCTGGCTTTTATTGAGGCAGAGTTAGTTTGAAGGAGGGGTCAGACCCTAAGCTGGGTTCCCCCTGACCCTTGCTGCTCTGGGCAGGTCGTGCAGGCCGCCTGGAGGAGCAATTGGGCCcaagggccagggctggggagggagcggAGGGCAAGGCTGAGGAGGCACAGCCTCTGCTGGAGACGGAAATGGGAGCCGGGCTAGTGTTGGAGGAGGAGCTAGGGACCCCTGCTCAGCGGCCTGAGCCCATGGATGGCAATGGGTGAGTACTCCTGGTGTCTGGAAGGAGGGTGTTGGGAGATCCTCAGTGGCCCAGGACTGCCCCTCGCAGCCTCTGCtcttctaccccccaccccccacccctctggtaCAGGCCGTATTTCTGCTTGCCCCTGCGTCACCGAAAgccatgtgtgcacgtgtggagCCGCTGGGAAGATCACACGTGGCGCCTGCAGAGCACTAACTGTGTGCGGAAAGTGGCCGAGAGGCTGGTGAGAGCGAGGCGGGTGCCCATAGGGAGAGGCTGGGATGTCGGGAAGACTGTGGCCTTTGAAAGGAGCTCTGGAGCGAGGCTAATAGGTAGAGCACCTGGGAGCCAGCATGCCCTAGGTGCAGGGCTAAAGAGCCAAAGAGCTCCAGTGGAACAGAGGAGACCAGAAATTGTGGGAAGACAGGGCTTCAGAATTGATACACCCAGAAAGGGGCCAGGTGAAGGCCATGGGTAGAGCTACTGGGGGCCCAGCCCCACTGCCGTGGAGCTGGTAGAGAAAAAGATGGAACCATGACCTGGATGGAGCTGAAGAAGCCCTGGGCATGGAAGTGCGGCAGTGAGTGGGAGAGGCTCTGGAGTGGGGATGTGGTCTAAAAGAGGGAGTCTGCAACCCTTTGACTCTGACCCTCTGGCCCTGTCGCGCAGGACCAGGGGCTGCAGGAGGTTGAGACTCTGCAGCGCAGGCCGGGGCCTGTTGCCTGCACACGGCTCAAGCAGGCGCTGGAAGAGTTGGTGGCAGGGAGCAGGTGAGCTGGGAGCCTCAGCCTCACTGCTGTGGGGCTTCGTGTCAAACTCCAGGGTGAGGGAAACTCGTGGTGGCTGTTTGGAGCCAGGGTGGCTGGAGGCTGCGTTTGCTCCACTCTTCACAGGAGAATAAGGAGATGACGATCCCCATCAAGGGAGCGTCATAGAAACTATTGGGGGTTAGGCCACTCCCCTCCAGTAAACTCCCTTCCAGCTAATCTCCCCTCCTACTTCATGGAGAACATAGAAGCTTCACCTTCCTCCAGCAAGTCTACCACCTTGCCAGCTTCTGCACCCATCTGCTCACCTTCCCTTTTGCTATAGTGGAGGAAGGGTCCCTGCTTCCACAGTCATGGCTGTGATCTTGATTTCATCTCTCATCTACGGAGGAACTAGCTCTGCAATTGTCCACTTTCTCTCCTGCAGCATCAACTGGTCCCTAGTTACCAGGTCATTACTGTAACCATGTAAACTTGTTCTAATGACTTCCATCTTTGACCTTCACTGCCCTGAATTCCATAACCTGCTCCCTGCTCCAAGTActtgggtctttttcttttttctttctttctttctttctttctttctttctttctttctttctttctttcttctttctctttccttctttctttcatgtttatttatttattctgagagagagagagagagcaagagatcATGCGAGtgctctggggaggggcagagagaaagggagagagagagaattccaagtaggctccatgctgtcagcacagagccccacgcagggcttgatcccacaaactgtgagatcatgacctgagccgaaaccaagagttggacgcttaaccgagtcacccaggcaccccataagtgTTTTTCTGATCCTCTTCTCAAAAGAGTTATTAAtccatttattcaataatatttatGGCACTTactatgccagacactgttttagGTGCAGAAATAACAGTgaaaaagcattcttttttttttaagtttatttatttattttgacagagacagagcaagcaaaggaggggcagagaaagtgggggagagagaatcccaagcaggctccacgctgtcagcacagagcccaatgcagggctcaaataacaaactgtgagatcatgacctgatctgaaaccaagagccagacgcttaattgactgagcccccaggtgcccagtGAAAAAGCATTCTTGCCCACAAAAATTCCTGAAACTTATATTCTGGTGGGGGATAGTGTGGAGGTTGGAtagaaataagtaataaacataataaggaagaaatataagAATTATGATAAGGATAGTGTTAGGGAGAAAATAAAGCTAGGAAATATTAGAGGTGTTGCAATTTTAGAAAGGGTGGCAAAGAGGGGCCACTATGAAGTTGATATGAAGAAGTTGAAGGAGCAAGCTGTATCTGTAAGGGTGTTCCAGACAGAAGggatagcatgtgcaaaggcactgtGGTAAATATGCCTGGTGTgtttgaggaggaggaagggaaccAGTGTGACTCTAGCACAGTGAGGAGAGTAGATGAGGCTGCAGTGTGTGTGGGGAAAGGAAGATAATGGTGGGGAGAGGCATGTGGAAACCTCAATTGCCATTGTAATGACTGTCCGTGGCTTCTTCTCTGATTTACTTGAAGAGCCACTGAAGGTTttgaaaggagaagggaagggatgtGCTCTGACTTATCCTTTAAAAAGGTCAGTGGGGAAGGGATGATATAAGAGAGGAAGCAAAGAGATTACTAAATAGGACATTGTAATAATCCAGGTGACCAATATTGATGAATCTAATTTAGGGTGGTTGCAGTGGACATAGAATGACATGAATGGATTCAAGAGCAATTTGTACTTTGAACGTGACAACTCAGGACTTGTGAATAGAAGGTATAGGGGATGAGGAAAAATGTACAAGAAGGAGTCATGAATGACCCTCAAGATCTTGGCTTGCACAACTGTGTAGATGGTGCTATTTACTGAGCTATGGAAAGCAAGAGAAGGAGGAGGTCTGATGGCAGCGAAGGGAATATCAGAAGCTCATTTTGGGGTATGTTAACTTTGAGATTTCTATTAGACTTATAAGCAGATGTGTCTGTTAGGCTGTTAGCTGTATGAGTTGAGGTCTGGGGAGACTTCTAGGCTGGAAATGAAAAACTGGGAGCTGTAAATACATAGATGGAGCTGGATATGACTGTctaggaagcagagaaaagagaaactgagggaagcctgagtggctcagtcggttaagcatccaactttggctcaggtcatgatttcatggttcatgggttccagccctgtgttaggctctgtgctgacagctcagagcctggagcctgtttcggattctgtgactccttctctctctgcccctcccctgctcgttttctgtttccctctctgtctctcaaaaataaataaacgttaaaaatatatatattaaaaaaaaagagagagagaaaccgaggATCTGGAGAGCTCCAGCATGTGGAGGTCGGATGAGAGGAGGACTCAGGCAAGGGACTGCTTGTAGGTGGTCACTTTTCTGTCCCCATATTTCAGCCTCTCAGTGTGAGCAGATGCACTTGACCCCACACTCCTTCTTGAAAGACTCTGCTGTTGACTTCTATGCCTCTGgttttccttctgcttcccttgctgttctttctcttccacttgCTCCTTGTCTCTTCTTGACCTCTACATATTCTAAAGGTTCATGTGATTATGTTCCAGCGCTTTATTCTAAAGCTCTTTTCTCTGTCTACGTTCTCTACATTTGTTCCACAAGAGCTACCACCCTTAATCCAGTTTAATTCCTTGTTTGACTTTCTATATAGTGCCattaaactgtttttcttttcactttactGAAATGATTTTATGACTGAAATTATCCTTTGGCAGGGAAATTTCAATGGAAGATTTGTCTGTGTCATATTTTGCTATGTATAGTTTTGGccagtgtggttttctttttggcTATTATTCTACCAGATCCAATTTCCCTAAATCTCATCTTGTGGACCTAAATCTTATCAAGAAGATttgattcagttttattttatgttggtTATTTCTACCCATAGAAGCCTTGGAGCAAAGAGCAATTACTAAGCCAAAAGTGTAACCTCTGGAAGCAGTATTGGATGAAAAATCCTTGGagtcatttattttctatctttttgaaaatttccataataaaaacttaagaaataacCATAGGTCATAAAGGGCCCAAAATATTATGtctcaaaaatcattttaatttacccagaaaatattttttcagcatCGATTaggtgccagggcctgggggtACAAGTGGTAATCAAAATGAAGTCCCTGCCTTAGGGACtttctattactttttattttgagacacagataAAGCAGAATATGAGAATGGAGAAAGTGGCGGGGGCTGTTTAGAAGGGATGACCAGGGAAGATCTGagaggaggtaacatttgagtAGAGACCTGAATGAAGAAGGGAAGTGAGCCATGCGAAGATCTAGGGACCGAACATTCTAGCAGAGGGAGCAGCTAATACAAAGGCCTCGAGGTGGTGATGGGCTGGGTGTATTCACGGAGGAGCAGAAAGGCCAGTGTGATGTGATGGTTGGATTGTGCATGAGGGGAGAGGAATGTTTGATGAGGATAGGGGAGATAAAGGGAGCCTGATTATGTAGGGCTTTCTTAAAAATGCTGTTGTTTGAGATGAGAAACCTCTAGAGAGGAGTGAAATGGTCTGGAAAAGCATTGAAAATATCTCTCTGGATGCCATATTGAGAATATTCATGGGGAGAGTAGGAAAGGAGCATAGTAAGACCAGCTAGGAAGCTGCTGCAATAGTTCTAGGCTTGGACTAGGATGGtcctggaaaaggagaaaagtggTCAGATGCTGAACATATTTTGAAGATGGAGCCTGAACAATATGCCGGTGGATTGATGTggaataggaaggaaagaaagagtagTGAAGGATGTCTCTGaagttttaaagtaaaacagATTTTGGCAGGggagaggtgtgtgtgggggcggTAATTGGAAATTATGCACTTGGTTTGGGCATGTAATGTTTGAGCTACCATTAGTTAATGTTGGGACTATAAAGCCCATCTGAGCCTTTAGTGTTCATTGGAATCCCTCAGAACCAGCATGCAGATTCTAGCAGCAGGTTTGGGTCAGGGcggagattctgcatttctaactagGTGATACCACTGCTGTTGGTCCTGGGCCAGCTTTGAGTAGCCAGGGCAGTAGATAGTTACATAGTAGTGCCTTCTGGGGCTCCAAAGTGAGGCTGGCCTCTATGCAGTTGGGAGTGGTCCATGTACAGACGCCATCCTTGGCTTAGGAAAGGGACGTCTTTGAGAACATGACTGACAGGAGCTGTGAGGGAGtctgggaggtggtgggaggcCTGCTCTGAGGGAGGTGGTCCTCTAGGGGTCAGCGTTCCCTCCTCTGACTCCCACCTGCCATGCCCGCTCCTGCTCACTGCAGACAGTTTTGCCATGGTGCTGAGCGCAGGACAATGACCCGGCCCAATGCCCTGGATCGATGCCGAAGGAAACTGCTCGTGCACAGCCTGGTACGGTCTGGGGAAGGGGGATCAGGGGTACCTAGCTGGGGCCCTTCACTCATGTTTCTTCCTGCCCTTCCAGAACCTGTTGGCAAAGCAAGGACTGCGGCTTCTACGGGGTCTGAGACAGGGCAACGTGCAAGAGAAGGTGGCCTTGTCCAAGAAGCTCTTGGCCAAACTGCGCTTCCTGGCCCAGGAGGTAACACCTGGCCACCTATTTCCCTACCCTGCACACcctggtggtgatggttgcacaacactggtTGATGCACAGCAATgtactactgaactgtacacttaaaaatgtttgcagAGGTAAGTTTTATGcaatgtgtattttaccacaattaaaaaaaaaacaggaaaaaaaaaagaagtcaggttGGACTTTGAGGTTGCCTGTGGGGCATCCAAGAGAGATATGTCTAGGAGGCAGGTGGCTCTATGGATCTGGGGTTTAAGGGTATGTGTCAGGGCTAAGATGGATGCTTTGTCCATCGGACCAGTGGAAGCTGCAGCACAGGTGGTCTCAGCTCCATCCATGACCCAGTTCTCTGCCCGCAGCCCCAGCCACCCCTCCCAGATGTGCTAGTCTGGATGCTCAGTGGGCGGCGCCGAGTGGCCTGGGCCCGGATCCCTGCCCAGGATGTGCTGTTCTCTGTGGTCGAGGAGGAGCGAGGCCGGGACTGCGGGAAGATCCAGAGTCTGCTGCTCTCGGTGAGGGGTGTGGGTTGCTGGAGACTGGAGTGGGGTGAGGCTCctagggtgggggcagggggcatgaGGTGGAAGGCTGTGGTTCCCATCAGGGTGTCCCCAAACTCtttgttgtatttaaaaaaaacttaaaagtttcttatttaaaacttttttttcaattaaaaaattttaagttataaaatgtcttattttaatttttaaattttttacatttaatatttacttaaagattattattctttttaaaagtatacgtGAACTCTTTTCAATTATCCTAAAAGCCAAAAGGAGATTGTACCTTTACCTAGGTCTACTTTGATGTGAGAAAAACACCAAGTTTTGTCAGCTCTGGGGCTGCACTGGCCCTTTTGCTGACCAGGCTCTGATAGACCGTCAGGTGACCAGAATGGGAGAGTGATGAGTCTGTTCCTTATAAGTACAGCTGGTTTGGGGGCAAAATGCTTCTAATCAAGGTGTCCCTGGAATAGATGCCAGCAAAGGTCCCTAGTACTAAGAAGCAGTGACTGTTGGGGTAGGGAACAGAGCATCTAAATGAGTTGGGGCTCAGAGGACAGAGGGGGTAAGCGTGGGGTGTGGCAGTGAAGAGCTTAGAGTGCATTTTGGGGGAATGGGGTTTGGTATAGGAAGTGACGGTGTTGGGGCCAGAGGACTAGGTTATGGGAGTGTTCAGGGTAATGGGTACTGGATAGACGGCATGGAGTGGGGTGTACGGATAGGGTACAGGGAGTACTCTTTGGCTTCGGCACTGGGAAGTGGTCTAGTGATACAGAGAGTATGGGCACACCCTGGGGGTGCAGGGACAGATCTAGGGGGGTGGTAAGAGGTGGGCCCTAACATGCCACCTCCCTGCAATAGGCACCTGGGGCAGCTCCAGGCGAAGTCTGTGCCAAGCTGGAGCTCTTCCTGTGGCTAGGGCTGGGCAAACAAGCCAAGGCCTGCACCTCAGAGCTCCCCCAGGACCTGCTGCCCGAGCCCTCTGCGGGGCTGCCCCACCACCTGTGCCGGGATGGTGAGTACAGCTCGACACTTGCCTCACGTGTGGGGCTAGATGCTCAGCTGGGGTCTTGGAGGGGTCTGGGGTCAGGGACTCCGGTGGTCCCCTGAACAAACATCTCTTTCTTGCCCCCACCGCAGACTTCAGCTACTTCCAGCTCCGGGCCCACTTGTACCAGGCCCGAGGGGTGTTGGCAGCAGATGACAGTGGGCTTTCGGACCCATTTGCTCGAGTCCTCATCTCTACCCAGTGCCAGACCACACGGGTGAGGGCTACACTGGGATGTTGTGGGAAGCGGGGGGCTCTGGGAGACAGAGTGGGGTGAGGGCTGAGCTTTTCCTCAGGCCCTAAGTCTCTTTTCCTGCTCTGGATTTTCAGGACAGGATACTGGATTGAGCTGCCCTGGTTTAGAGGGTGGTGTAGAACTAGAGGGCCTTCTGGATGAGGAATTGTTTTGAGGGGTTGACTGTAGGATTAGCCCCAAGGGTGGCAGTTTACAGTTAGGGGGACCAGGCTCCAACCCCACTCTGGTGGGCTGTTTCATCTTCACCACACTCTCCCTCCTTTTGTGATAAACAGCTGCTTAAAGTATCACTTCAGGGCAAGAGTGCTCATGTGGGATGTATGTTGGAGATTCCTTTGATGCCTGcctttgactccctctctgcaTGGCCCCCAAGGTCCTGGAGCAGACGCTGAGTCCCCTGTGGGATGAGCTCTTGGTGTTTGATCAGCTGATTGTAGATGGGAGGAGGGAGCATCTGCAGGAGGAGCCTCCATTAGTGGTCGTCAATGTCTTTGACCACAATAAGTTTGTGAGTGTGGCCTGGGCCCCATCTGTGTTCCCACCCCCAAGTGGCCCCCACTCCTCATCTTGATGCTCCCTTCCCCTGGCTCTGGAGCATCTTCTAGTTTTGTCTTAACTGCCCTGCTCTCTGCAGGGCCCCCCTGTGTTCCTGGGAAGGGCACTGGCCACCCCGAGGGTGAAGCTGACAGAGGACCCTTACCAACGCCCTGAGCTACAGTTCTTCCCCCTAAGAAAGGGGCCCCGGGCAGCCGGAGAGCTCATTGCCACCTTTGAACTCATTGAACTGGACTACAGTGGCCGGTTTGAGGTCAGAATACCCTGGCCTAGCCGGCACAGGCTGTGGACTCTTATATTCTATCAGGTTGTCTGCCTCCAGAGAATATGGAACATGTCCTGGGCATGTCCTGGGATTACCCCTCCAAGTATTTTACCCCCAGAAAATGCAGGCTGCAGATCTGTCTTGCAGTCACCTCATTGGACTTCCCAACTTCAGGGAACATTAGAAGTACACATATCGTGGGTTCCTTTTGCCAGGCCTTCCACCCTAGAGACAGACCCTAGGCTGCAGCTTGATCCTCATGCCTCAGACACCCACCTTCCTGTGCATGACTGCTTCCTGAGATATGCCCCTCCTGCCCATCCAGCCTTTTTAGTTCCTCTGGATTTATATTTCACTGGCAGCTCTCAATATCCCTTCCCCAAGCCCACATTTCCCTCCTTTGGCCTGATTCCTCCTTGACCTCTGATCTCTTGCCCCCTGCAGCCCTCAGTGCCCAGTGATGTAGAGCCCCAGGATCTGACACCACTGGCCGAGCCCCTCTCCGGGCGCCTGTCCCTGCCACCTAACGTGCGTCCAGTACTCAGGGAGTTCCGTGTTGAGGTATCGTCAGTCACatatccctcccacccccaccacacacacacacacacacacacacacacacacacacacacacacacctgggtgCCTTCTGTCAAGTGCAGGCCCCTGAATTTCTCACTTCCTGACCCCAGGTGCTGTTCTGGGGTCTGAGGGGTCTCGGCCGTGTGCATCTGTTTGAAGTGGAGCAGCCCCAGGTTGTGCTGGAGGTGGCTGGGCGACGTGTGGAGTCGGAGGTCCTGGCCAGTTACCGTGATAACCCCAATTTCACTGAGCTTGTCAGGCATCTGACAGTGGTGAGGACATGGGCTGGAAGCAAGAAATGCTGGGTTAACAAGTGAAAGGGCAGTGGGATGGTGAATTCCTAGCCAGTCATCTTAGGTTAATCAAGGgatcagcaaatatttttaaatttatttttaaattaatattattattatttttaatttacatccaaattagttaacatatagtataatgataacttcaggaatagaatttagtgattcatcattacatataacacccagtgctcatcccaacaaatgtcctccttaatgtctcttgcccatttagcccatccccccaccccaaacccctccagcagccctcagttcactctctgtatttaagtctcttatggtttgtctcccttcctgtttttatactgtttttgcttcccttcccttatgttcatctattttatatcttaaattccgcATAAGACTGAAtcatatttgtctctctctgactgacttatttcacttattgcTAGAGtgatatactctagttccatccatgttgttgcaaatggcaagattgcattctttttgatttccaagtaatactccattgtatatgtataccacatcttcttcttcttcttttttaatgcttatttttgagagagagagagagagagagagagagagagagagagagagaacatgagtgggagaggggcagagagagagaggaagacacagaatccgaagcaggctccggactccaagctgtcagcccagagcctgatgcagggctcaaactcatgaactgcgagatcatgacctgagccaaagtcggacacttaaccaactgagccacccaggcgccattcatctttattcattcattattcgatggacatttgggctctttccatactttgactattgttgatagtgctactataaacattggggtgcatgtgcccctttgaatcagctcttctgtatcctttggataaatacttagtagtgcaattgctgggtcgtagggtagttctatttttaactttttgaggaacctccatactattttccagaatggctgtaccagtttgcattcccaccagcagtgcaaaagggttcctctttctctgcagccttgtcaacatctgttgttgcctgagctgttaatgttGCCA is a window encoding:
- the LOC125161958 gene encoding fer-1-like protein 4 isoform X7, with the protein product MATSTRNGLRCTTLGTPALGPKASSKSLCPCGRAGICLLRYQPRGQVTVRTSRSELGNLLLPRGVPAARPWARLRVRVYRAEGLPALRPGLLGSLARALQDQRVLMDPYVRVSFLGQQGETSVRGEAAAPEWNEQLSFVELFPPLTRGLRLQLRDDAPLVDMAVATHVLDLRQISHPGRAAGFNPTFGPAWVPLYGSPPSGGLRDGLQSLNEGLGQGIWFRGRLLVAVSMEVSEGRAEPEPPQAPQGPRLSRLMRKKKKARGGQTPTGIPQHLDASPSGDGPEIPGAMEVEVEDLLPLPENALAPLQDFLLFGVLFEATMIDPALASQPISFEISIGRAGRLEEQLGPRARAGEGAEGKAEEAQPLLETEMGAGLVLEEELGTPAQRPEPMDGNGPYFCLPLRHRKPCVHVWSRWEDHTWRLQSTNCVRKVAERLDQGLQEVETLQRRPGPVACTRLKQALEELVAGSRQFCHGAERRTMTRPNALDRCRRKLLVHSLNLLAKQGLRLLRGLRQGNVQEKVALSKKLLAKLRFLAQEPQPPLPDVLVWMLSGRRRVAWARIPAQDVLFSVVEEERGRDCGKIQSLLLSAPGAAPGEVCAKLELFLWLGLGKQAKACTSELPQDLLPEPSAGLPHHLCRDDFSYFQLRAHLYQARGVLAADDSGLSDPFARVLISTQCQTTRVLEQTLSPLWDELLVFDQLIVDGRREHLQEEPPLVVVNVFDHNKFGPPVFLGRALATPRVKLTEDPYQRPELQFFPLRKGPRAAGELIATFELIELDYSGRFEPSVPSDVEPQDLTPLAEPLSGRLSLPPNVRPVLREFRVEVLFWGLRGLGRVHLFEVEQPQVVLEVAGRRVESEVLASYRDNPNFTELVRHLTVDLPEQPYLQPPLSILVIERRAFGRTVLVGSHVVSHMLRFILRAHEDPPKEEGEEEETVDLVPKGPKGQRSLDPSLAEVRMPRRLLKAPLKKLPLRSLLNQGPELEEDIPDPEELDWWSKYYASLQELQGQTNFDEDEMDDPGESDGVNLISVDGEVQDQGRGEAEVKGSVSQKKAIATLKIYNSTLEEEFNNFEDWLNVFPLYRGQGGQDGDAEEERSGHLVGKFKGSFLIYPESEAVSFSEPQISRGVPQNRPIKLLVRVYVVKATNLAPADPNGRADPYVVVSAGRERQDTKERYIPKQLNPIFGEVLELSISLPAEPELTVAVFDHDLVGSDDLIGETHIDLENRFYSHHRANCGLASQYDTDGYNAWRDALQPSQILAGLCQRCGLPGPEYRAGAVKVGSKVFLTSPETLPPGRGGPKVASEVPEEVQALLVLRRWQEMPELGIQLVPEHVETRPLYHPRSPGLLQGSLHMWIDIFPRDVPAPPPVDIKPRQPISYELRVIIWNTEDVVLDDVNPLTGEMSSDIYVKSWVKGLEHDKQETDVHFNSLTGEGNFNWRFVFRFDYLPTEREVSVRRRPGPFALEEAEFRQPAVLVLQVWDYDRISANDFLGSLELQLPDMVRGARGPELCSVRLARDGAGPRCNLFRCRRLRGWWPVVKLREPEDEDREQREVRAGKRQKKRRKGRPEDLAFTDPGGSVHILTGKVEAEFELLTVEEAEKRPVGKGRKEPEPLEKPNRPKTSFNWFVNPLKTFVFFIWRRYWRILVLLLLLALVTIFLLLVFYTMPGQISQVIFRPLHQPPDPN